The window CTCCGGAACAGGTCTACAACAGGACCAGAGAATGTATCTTGCAGGGAACTGATATTGTCGGGACAGCCTGTGACGTCTCATTCGGGACCTCCCTCGAAAACCTCAGAGCCTATGTCAGGGCTTGTAAGGAGACACCGATCCCGAAATATGATGACGTGGAAGACCTCGTCAGGCAGATAGGGGTTGGTGTCGGAAGGAACATGAAAGAAAGCGTCCTTGGGGGAGTGCAGAAATGATCAGGCATATCGACCTCGCAGTCCAGAAGATCTTCGAGTTTAAAGAAAAAGAGCCTGCGAAGTTTAAAAAACTCATTGATGAAGGAATCATGATCGGTCTCGGGGTGGATCTTGGAGACCGGAACAAAGAAATAACCACCGCCGATCAGATAAAGGAAAAAAACCGGCCAAAAGACCCCGAATATGCAGCCGTGGCAGAAGCGGTGATTGAGGGAAACAGGGCAGAAGCCGCAAAACTAACAGCTGACCTCCTTGAAAAAGGAAGAGATCCGACAGATCTGGTCTTAAACGCCCTTATGCACGGCATTCAGACCGTGTGTGAGCTTTACGACATAGGAGAAAGCTATGTCCCGGAAATCCTGCTGGCAAATGAAGCACTCCTCGGAGGAGTGGAACTCTGCCAGGAAAAGATAGGAGACATCCCTTCCCAGGGGAAGGTGGTATCTCTTGTTATTGTAGGAGACCTGCATGACATAGGCAAGAATATAGTAGCAGCTATTTTGAGGGCTAACGGGTTTGAAGTCATCGACCTCGGAAGAGACATAACGGTGGAAGCAGCCGTCGAAGCCGTAAAGGCGGAAAAAGCCAACCTGGTTACCGGAACAACCCTCATGAGCACGACCAAAGTAGGCCTTAAAGCCCTTGCAGAAGCCCTGGAATCCGAAGGCGTCCCTGTTGCTTGCGGTGGAGCTGCTGTGGACAGTCACTTCGTCGAGACCTTTGGCAACTCATTATATGGAAAAACTCCGCTTGACGCAGTAAAAATTGCAAAGAAAATCTGTGCCGGAAAGAGTTGGGAAGAAGCCCGCAAGGAACTTCACTGATTTTATTTTACTTTCCGGTTTTCTTTTTCTTTTTTTCGGCTTTTTTTCCGATTTTAATCTCCTTTCTTATTTAGACCTTTAACAAAACCCTGGGATAAAATATGGATCAGGCTATAAATATCGACATTGGCACCAGCGGAATCAGAGCGCAGCTCCTGGACCTTACGGACCCTTCTGTCCTGAGGACTTCTATTTTATCCAGAAACCCTCTTCCAGGTGCAAATGTTGTTGACCATATGGACTTTGCGATCAGTTACGGGCAGGGAACAGCCCATGGAATTCTTATTTCAGCCATAAATTCCCTGATAGAAAGCCTTAAACCCGAAAACCTCAAGCGCATAGCTGTTTGTGGAAATCCGATCCAGCTGTCGCTGTTCGAGGGCGTGGAAATCCGGGACCTTGCATTTGCGGGAAAAAATGCCCTTGAAAAAATGCATGTAAAGCCTCCTGATAGGAACGGACATATCGTTTCAGGAAATGAAGTCGGGCTTTCTATAGATGTTGATGTGATTATCCCGCCTTCGATAAGACATGAAATCGGAGCCGATGCCCTTGCCATGATGATAAAGACGGGGTTTCTGGATTCCTCTGAAACCTGCATGGTTACAGACTACGGAACCAATGCCGAAATGGCCCTGAAGGTAGACGATAAAATATACACCGGGTCGGCTGCTGCAGGTCCCGCCATCGAAGGGCAGCAAATCAGTAAGGGAATGCTGGCAACGCCAGGAGCAATTGCCGATATGCGGCTTTCCGCTGGGGGCTGGCAGACCCTTGCTCTTGATGAAGAGCTAAGGCTTGTGGAAGGGCCTAAAATCAACCTGCGCGAAAGGACCTTCAAAACCTCGGGGTACCCTGTGAAGGGAATTACAGGCACTGGGGTAATCGCTCTTATGTATGCAGGGCTTGTCACCGGCATAATAAAGCCTCCTCATATTGAAGGTGGCATAATCCGTCTGGGAAAGGGTATCACCTTTACTGAGGAGGACGTAATTGAAGCCGGAAAAGCCTTCGGAGCTCTGAGAGCCGGTCACCTGACCCTGATGCATGAAGCAGGAATTACATACGAAGACCTGGAAACAATGTACATGTGCGGGGCAAGCGGGACCTACGTTGATCCTCATAAAGCACAGGTCACAGGAATAGTGCCTGCAACCCCAAAACGGATTATCCAGTGCGGAAACACCTCCCTGGAGCTTGCAAAAGACCTGGCCCTTGATCCCGACTATCTCTCCTGCCTCAATGAGATGAAGAAATCAATCCTCGCAAACCACATCATGTTTGCCTCCTCCCCTACCTTTGCAACCATCTACATCCAGGAGATAGCCCTCTGGAATGAAGGGATGCCTCTTGAAAAATACAACACAAACCTTGAAAGAGCAGGAATCCGCCCAATCCCAAAAAAACTGCAGGAAAGCATTATTGAAAGAAAATATGAAAGGGATATCAGGGAACTTGGAAAAAGCCTGGAGATCACGGAGCCAAAATGCGGTTTAATTTCCATTATCCAGTGCAGCGGCTGTGATACCTGCGTGAAGGGATGCCCGGAAGAAGCCCTCTCAAGGAAAAACGAAAATTTCAGGATCAATACTGCGAGATGTCTTGGCACTGCTTGCAGGAGATGCGAAGAAAGGTGTCCTGAAAATAAGTTCTCGATCAATGATTTTAAGCTGGAGTTCACGGGATTCGCAGACCCGTAATAGTAGTATGATGCCAGCCCTGAATAGGGACCAGCTCAAGATTATTACGGGTCTTAAGGGAGAAGGCTCCGACGCTTTAGCCAGGAGTAGTTCACCAAAATTAACATAAACTTTTTACAGACTCCCTGCTTTCTTGATAGAGCTGGATACATGTCTGCCGGCAAGCATTAATCAGGAGTCAAATCCCTTGTTCCAGACAGAACCTATACTTTACCTTCAATCCCTCGGAACCGAGTGGTTTACTTTCCTCATGGTTTTGATAACTTCCATGGGGTCTTCCGCCTTTTTTGCTTCAGTGATAATCGTGATTACGTTTGGAATTGACTTTCGGAAAGGTTTTCTACTATTCCAGCTGCTGCTCTGGACCGGTGCAGTCACGGAAGTGCTTAAGGGAATTTTTGCCTTTCCCAGGCCCGACGTTGTGGATTCCAGGGTTCTGAACCTTGAAAATGGGTTTCCGAATACGTCGCCCTTTTCCGGGAAGGGGGCAGACAGTTTTTTTGGGCTTCCGGACAGGGAGGTCCTTGAGGCATTCAGGCTTCAGGGCACAATTCCTCATTCCATGTTTGGATTCCCATCAGGGCATGTCTCGACAGCAATTGCTTTATGGGGAGGGACTGCCCGGGTCTTCGAGAACAGGGCAATAAAAAGCTTGGCCCCTGCAGTGATTTTACTAATAGCTTTTTCAAGAATGTACCTGGGAAGGCATTTTTTAGGAGATGTACTGGGAGGAGTGACCCTGGGCTTAATTGTCCTGATTGTCTTTACGCGCTTCCTTAAAAGCCCGTTGAAAGATGATCTTTTCAAAAAGGAGAGCTTTGAGCTTGTTTTCAGGCGGAAGAATCTCTTTTTTTACTCCATTATGTTTGTCATTCCTCTTCTCCTCACAACCTCATCCCTGATAAGTGCCGATGTCGCAGGATTTCTTCTCGGCACAAACACCGCATATCTCCTTATAATACGAAAAGGACTCCCTGAAGATACTGGAGGTGCAGGACAGCGAGCTACAAGGGTACTTATTGCCCTCGTGTTTTTTGGGGTATCCGCCCTTGTTCTTGATGTTGGATTTGCCACAGTGGACACTGCCAGTTACCCTGAAGTTACCTTTATAGAATTTTTAAAAGCTTTCATCCCTGCGCTTACGATATGGGTTTCCGCAGGTATCTGTACGAAGCTTGACCTGTACGGAAGGGATGAAGTAAAAGAAAGCCCAGGGATAGATAAACATCTCGAGGAACATTAAAGACCTGTAAATTGAAAGACCTGTAAATTGAAAAACCTGTAAATTGAAAAACCTGTAAATTAGGTGGTCCCTGTTGAATCGGTGGATATTTTTCATAAATGTCTTCCTGATCCAGAGAATATTTTCCTTGATCCCGGAAACCTCTTTTTAATCCAACTTTCATGTGGAGCCTCCGCCAGCTTGTCTGGCGGCCCTGCAAAAAAAGCAGAAAGCCGTAGAAAAGAAAGACGCAGGAGAGAAAGCCGTAGAAGAGAAAGAAGAGAAGATGTTTAAGGAAGTAGTAAAAATCAATAGAATCAGATGTGTAATGGAGTATTTTCAGGTATAATTTAATTCTTTTTTGATTGTATTCTCACAGGCTTTTTACTTCAATTTTACTTTATAAATTTTATTTATGGTCTTTTTTCTTCTTTTTTGTCTGAAAGCCGCTCTCCTGCGTCGAGCGTGACAAAAACGACATGATAAAGTGAATGACGTTGTGCGGGTCAAAGAAATCGTAATTTAGTTCGCTTGAACGAAGTTCATTATTAAAGTCCATAAGTTAGTCCTCTTGAGCGCAGCGAAAAGGACAGCGTACTGTTTCACTTGCAGTGAAACTCCCAGAAAATCTTCGATTTCCTGAGATCCCGAGGCGCAATTCGGATGCCAAAGCGAAATTCGGGAAGGACAGCGCACTGCAGAGCCGCAACTCTGCCAGGACAAAAATACGTAAAAAATAAGGCATCTAAAGCCTTTAAATCGAAAAAAACGAATTTGGTAATTAGTGATGGTAATATTACCGGATGTAAGATCATACATTACTGGATATTTTATAAAAATTGAAAATTATATGAAGACTGAGATAGTTAGGTTATCAAAAATGATCAAAATGTGATCAAATATCTTCAAAAGATGTTATCAAACATCTCTTTGGGTGTAACCCTACACCCTCCACTCCGTCTGCAAATGCTTTTGGAGTTGCTTTCCTGATGATGTTCAGAGCTCCGTTGACATCGGCGTTGATGATTATCCCAGTTGCAGATTTGAATAAACCCCGTTTGATTCGTCTGCCGACATATTTAGCTCTGTGTTCTACAGGTTCGTTATCAAGGAAACTACATTTTGATGTATGGCTTTCTTCTTGAAGAACAACTTCTATGTTGACTTCCTGAGCTTTATACTGGATCATCTCAATTAACCTGGCCAGGGGGAGCTGAACAAATTTCTGGTTGTTTTTTCGTCCCATGTTAACATCTTGCTTCCAGTTTTCGTTTTTGCCAATTATGATTGATTTGACATTGTTTTTTATAGCGTAATTAACGATTCTACGGCTAAGTTTGTGGAAATAATCCTTTATCATGTTATTTCGTTTGAAGTCGAGTTTTGCTAATTTACTACCCCATTTAATTTTAGCCAGATCGTATACATGTTGAAGTATGGCTTTTTTCATGTTATAAAACTGATTAATGTTGTTTGCAGTATTACCCTTAACAACAATTGGTTTTGCACCAAAGTTATTTGCGATAGTTGCAATGTTGCGAACACCAGGATCAATTCCTAAAACCCGACTGGAGTTAATTTCATTATCAGAAACTGTTTTGTCGTACACGATTTCACACGTATACTTATTTGCGTTTGGGATTACCCGTACTTCTCTGAGGTCCACATCAACTAACCTGGTTTTCAATTCCAGGTTTACCACTTTTGGGAATTTGAGTAATCCATCTACGATTTTACATTGCTGGTTTGTGAATACCAGGATGTGTTCTCCATCTTTGTGTTTGTATTTGGGTGGTTTAGGTCTACCTATAAACAATTCAGGGGACTTTGCGTATACCTTTAATGCCTTGAAGAAGGATTTCCAGCTTTTTTCCAGTAGTTTAAGTACCTGTTGAGCAGTTTGTGCTGGCAATGCCCGATACTGCTCTGTATTTTTTAGCATTGAGTAAAGCTGTTTATACCATATACCTTCACCCTTTTCACCAGTTTCCTGGTATAGCTTATCATTTTCAAAGAATCTTTGCCGTATTATGTAGTTGGCAGTATTAAACAGGTTTTTGGAAGCATGAGCTAGTCCTGAGATAGTTTCGGATTTGAATTGGATTTGTTCAGTTCTAGTCACTAATGCCACTTTAGTCAATCTCCAGCTTTTATATGAATATATTAATTGATAATATCAGATGATTATATTAGTTACTATTGTTACCATTTTTCGTCACCATACCGAAAAGTTAACTTACAAAAGTGCGTTTTGAAAGTACTGTAAAGAATTTCATTAAGGCTCCAGAGTATATTTGGGATGAATAACCGGAGAAACCGAACAGTTCTTAAAAATATTAAAGATCTTTATAAAATATAAGAGATTTTAAATCATTATAATTTAATTTAATCTGTACTCTGGAATTAAGGAATAGCTTAAATAATGCTTTTAACTATTGAGCGTATTTACAATTCACTGAAGAAACAGCATACTGAAAATCGCAACCTGTTGGTTGTAACTGGTGGAAAGGGCTTGATGGCCGTTTCACCTGTGGAAAAGATTTCCCACGGCAATATATCTTAGAAATCTGATTGATACAAAGAGGATGACATTAATGGACTTTGAAAAATTGAGACACGGGACCGAACTTATCAAGAGGGGCTTTGCAAAAATGCAGAAGGGGGGTGTGATCATGGATGTGACAACTCCGGAACAGGCCAGGATCGCAGAAGAAGCCGGAGCAGTTGCTGTTATGGCCCTTCGGGCTGTCCCTGCAGATATTAGAAAAGAGGGCGGAGTTGCCCGTATGGCAGATCCCGAAATCGTCCAGCAGATCATTGATACGGTCACTATACCTGTAATGGCAAAAGCAAGGATCGGGCACTTCGTCGAAGCCGAAATCATGGAGGCACTCGGCGTTGACATGGTAGATGAATCCGAAGTCCTTACTCCTGCCGATCCTTTCTATCACATAGACAAAACACAGTTTACAGTACCCTTTGTCTGTGGAGCCAGGAACCTCGGAGAAGCTCTCCGCAGGATCAACGAAGGAGCAGCCATGATCCGGACGAAAGGAGAAGCCGGAACAGGTGACGTCAGCCAGGCAGTAAAGCACATGAAGCAGATTCAGGGCGAAATCCGGGCTCTTGCGGGCAAGACAAAAGAAGAACTTATAATGGTTGCCAGGGAAATCGAAGCTCCTATCGAACTTGTAATGGAAACTGCTAAAATGCAGCGCCTGATTGTAGTAAACTTTGCAGCTGGCGGAATTGCAACCCCTGCAGATGCAGCTCTTATGATGCGCCTTGGTGCAGATGGGGTTTTTGTAGGCTCAGGTATTTTCAAAGCCGAAAACCCTGAAAAGATGGCAAAAGCAATCGTTGAAGCCGTAAATAACTACGACAACCCTGCAAAACTTGCCGAGATTTCAAAAGGCATAGGTGCCGGAATGAAAGGCATCAGCGTAGACACGATCCCTGTAGAGGAAGCTCTTCAGGAACGCGGCTGGTAAAATCCACCCGAATTGCGACTCGGGAGCCCGCGGTCCTTTTCGCTGCGCTCAAGAGGACTAATTTGTGGGTTATGCAGTGAACTCCGCTCAAGCGGACTTATAATTCAATTTTTTAAAAACAGATTTATTCTTGCAGTTTTGTAAGAATTAAATCAATTTATTTTTTTAGGGTTTTTGATTCAAGAAATAAATGATTAATTTCTGGAAAATGGTGTTTTTCATGAAGATAGGTGTAATCGCTATTCAGGGAGCGGTTTCTGAGCATGTTGATGCTTTGAAGAAAGCCCTTGCAGAGAGAGGGGTTGAGGCTGAGGTAGTTGCGATTAAGCACAAAGGGATTGTGCCTGAGTGCAGCGGAATTGTGATTCCTGGCGGGGAGAGTACGACGCTTTGCAGGTTACTTTCCCGGGAGGGGATTGCAGAGGAGATTAAGGATGCGGCTGCAAGGGGAATTCCGATCCTCGGGACCTGTGCAGGGCTGATTGTGCTTGCAAAGGAAGGGGATGAGCAGGTGGCAAAGACCAGCCAGGAACTGCTCGGGATTATGGATACAAGGGTTAACAGGAACGCTTTTGGGAGGCAGAGGGATTCTTTTGAGGCGGAGCTTGATGTGGCTATTCTTGACTCTCCTTTTACCGGGGTGTTCATTCGGGCTCCGGGAATCGTGAGCTGCGGGCCTGGTGTGCGTGTACTTTCCAGGCTTGAAGACATGATTATTGCTGCGGAGCAGGGAAATGTGCTGGCGCTTGCGTTCCACCCGGAATTAACTAATGATTTGCGAATCCACCAGTATTTCCTGGATAAGATTTTAAACTGTTGATAGGCACCTGGGTCAGGTTTAAGGTTTTGTTTCCGGAAGCTGACCCCTGTCTTATTTCTTTTATTCATTTTCTTGAAATCCCTTTTCCTGAAGGTAAAACGCAAAATCAAAATTTTTGAACTTTCTTTGTTTTTGATGCCTTCAAAGTTATATATTGATTGCAGCCATATTAATAAAAAAGATTCAATGAAGGGGTGAAGTTAATGGTCAAATTAAGCAGCGAAATGACAGAAGATTTTGCAAAAATGAAGATTTTTCCCTTTGCAACTGCCTCCGGAAACGGAGATCCCAACGTAATACCAATCGGTTTTTGTAAGCTCCAGGAAGACAGAGAAACGATCTGGATTGCAGACAATTATTTCCATAAGACCCACCAGAACCTTGAAGAAAACCCGAGAGGTGCTATCTATGTCTGGGGTCCTGAGGTCAAGGGCTGTTACCAGATAAAAGGGGACTTTGAGATCAAGACCGAAGGGGAAGACTATGAGAAAATGTATAAGATGGTCAAGAGCATGGGAGACAGGTTCCCTGCAAAAGCCCTTGCCGTCATGAAGATCACAGAAGTTTATGAGTGCAAATCCGGAGCAGGAGCCGGAAAGCAGCTTCTTTGAAGTCTCTCAGAATAATTTATAATACTTATGATTTTATTCTGACGTTGAGGACGAAAATACATCCTCACAATATCTCTTTTTTTGACGAAATATGCCGGATAGAGGGTCTTACAGCGTCTTTTTTCTGACAATCCTTTTAATTTATTAACAATCTTTCATAAAGACTGTAACAATGATTGTTTGAGAGTTTACACAGAAGCTATATATAGCCGGACTTTCAATCTTTTTTTGGACGATAATATGAAATGATGGAAAATATTAATATTATGCATAATTATAGGATTAATTTCTGTTCCTGCGGTTTCAGCCGAAGAGGAATACGCGGAAAATTCTGACACGGAAGATGTTCCGGCTTCTTCTGGAATAGAGTACATTGTTAGTCCCTGGACAGAAAATTCTCTTGATACAGAGAATTCTATTTCCCTTCTACGGTCAACCCAGTATATAAGCCAGGGGCAGACTATAATTCACAATGTAAACGTAGGCTCAGGAGTAGATTATCTTGAAGTAGATTTGAATTGGGGAGATACAAGTGATTCTCTGACTCTTAGCATTTACACCCCATCAGGAAGCAAAATCGGAACTTACCGCGATAACTATGACGGAAGTGTGAACGGCAGGATACGCCTTAATATAGATCCCTCACAGGGATATGTGGAACAGGGAACATGGATGTTCAAAGTCTACGGAGAATCGGTTAGTGGTACTGAAGATTACACGTTTACTGTTGCGCAGCATTAATTGCAGGAGAATCTATCTCCTTCTCTTTTTTTCTTTATTTTTAATAATGGCAGCCGGAGCTACGGAATATATCGTAAGCCCAGCACCAGGTGATGAATTTGGAGTATCCGTAGCCGGAGAGGATGTACAGATATTAGAAGATACCGTAATACCCTACTGGCAGTTTTTGCTCTGGCTGGCAGCGATGAATATCCTGTCGGTAATAGATACATTACTGTACCCTGGGAGGATTATTTTCGTAATACTCGGATTCAAGATTACAGAACGTGTAAATATACTTGACAACCCTAACCGGAATTGCATTTATGCTTATATAATAACTAAACCTGGAGCTTATTTTAGCGAGATTGTGAAAAACACAGGATTGAACAGAGGGACAGCACTGTATCACATAAGTATCCTGGAAACCCAAAACAAAATTGAAACTTATGAGGATGGCGGGAAAATAAGATATTTCCAGAACAACTCCATGTATAGCGAAAAGGAAAAAAAAATTCTTGTGACTTTTCAAAACATTACTAATCAAAGGATAATTTCAGAAATACTAAATGGTAAGAGTAATACCAACTTGACTCTGGCCCGGGAAATTGGAGTTTCCAAGGGTACAATTAGCTGGTATGTGAAGAATCTTAAGGAAATTGGCCTTATAAAGGAAACAAATAGGGGAAGGGGAGTAATATATAAAATAAATACTTCATACAAAAACTTAATAGAGAAATACAAGTAAAGTACCGGTCCGTTCCATAGTACTAATGTACCAAAAAGCTTTTGAATATGTTAACTGCAATCTCACTAAAATCTCTTTTTGGGTCTGAATATTTTTTTCTTTCAATTCCTGATTTCTTGAACTCCTAACCTGCCTTATTTTTGGAATAAGGAGTTGAATATTGCTTGCAGTTTCAGTAATAAAAGCAAAATTCCCTTGTACTGATCATGCTGTTTGTTTTACAATTTTCCCGATTGGAGCCGGCTTTTCTCACTTCATGACTAAAAAATCGTCAGCAACAATATTGCAGGGCTAGAAAAACCTTGTAGAGTTCAGTTTTACTTTATTTCCGCTAGAAGAATATAGTGCCTTAAAAAAGTATTGACCATTCTTTCTAAAAGGAATGTCCAAACATCGAAGATACAGCACAAATCGATAGGTTGTGAGTAACATTATTTATAGCTTCTGTGTGAGCTCTCAAACTATTTTTTTATTAACTTATTTCAGGTTTGTAATATTTTCTTATGCCTGATTGTTTGAGAGTTTACACATAAAACTTTTAAAGGATTATGGATTTCTGGAAAGTGGGAACGTTTTGCAGGATTCAGTAGAGTTTGAGAGCAATGCTGAACCCTGCGTGCCCGAAGGCAAGAAGTACATGACTTTAAATCTATTTTAAAGTTTGTTTCTTGCCTCTTAAACAAAAATAAAAGAGGTGAAATAAATTGAGATTAAATAGCAAAATCCGAAAGATCAGCGGGCTTTTTATGATAATGCTCGTTGTAGGTATGATACTGGTTACGCCTGCGATGGCTTGTCCGGCTGGGACACCTTGCGATTTCACTGCAAGTGGGATTGAAAAGAATGAGATAACAGGAATGGAAAAGTACGAAAATATTGCTTTTGCTCTAAATCTTAAAGATGTTCAAAAACTTTCAGGAAGTCCTTCTGCCACAGACTTGAAACAAATTGAAGATGGTGCTAAAGTTTATTCCCTAGAAAAAACACTGGAAGATGGGTCTGTAGATTATGTGACAGGAGTTATATTGCCAGTAGAAGTTATTGCTGAGGATAATATCTCTGTTCAAATATCCAATGTTTTTGTAATATGGAGTGATGAAAAACCTGCACAAGTAATGAGTTCTACACAAATTTTTGAAGATAAAACATTGAAAGAATTAACTTTAAGTAGAGTAAGTGACGATGGAGAAATTCTCAATACACAAATTGTGAGCAAAGGAGCTATAATTGGAGATGCCAATGCAGACTTCTTTACCACTAGTACAAAAGATGGTTACTGGACCTGTGTTGGGAATGAGATTATCGATGACTGTCTTTGCTCAGTTTTAGGTATTGTTTGTCCTCCTGGAACACCCTCAATATGTGACGTTTGTTTAACATTGCTTACGCCTTGTTACTATATGCCTTCGATTCTAACTTGTTCACCAGCTGCACTTTGCATGGGTCTTGAAATAGCAGTTGTAATGGCACAGTGTTATTAATGTGACATATACAAGGTTCAAATCCAATAACATTAGAACTTATTGCTAATTGATGCATATATAAATTGAATACTAGTACATCGATTTCAAAGTACATTCACAAACAAGAACCACGGATGGACATGGATGGACACGGATAAACACGGATTACAACCATCAGTGTTCATTTGTGTTTATCCGTGGTTTATTCTCACATTTTGGAATCGATACACTAGTAACTATTCACTAACTAAACACTCAAACTACTACTGTTAGCCCCTTTTCAATATGTAGATTAATTCCATTTTGGTTTCATTTAGTGGGCAAAGTTGAATCATTAGGGTTACTTGTTGGAACTAAATAGTTGCGAATATTTAATAATATAAAAACATCAATTAACTATTAAGTTCAAGAAAAACTATATACAAATAAATATTTCTATGTATTCAGACAATTGTGTGTCTGAACTGAAAAAATACTTAATGTTTATGAGAGGTGAAAACCTCTCATTTTTTATGAGGAGAGAAAATGGTACCAAAAAAGAGTTTATTCCTTGCTTTTGCAATAATTATTTTTGCAATTTTTTATTATGGTTTTGAAGAAAGAGTGAACTCAGAATCGATCTCTAAA is drawn from Methanosarcina lacustris Z-7289 and contains these coding sequences:
- a CDS encoding methylthiol--CoM methyltransferase translates to MIRHIDLAVQKIFEFKEKEPAKFKKLIDEGIMIGLGVDLGDRNKEITTADQIKEKNRPKDPEYAAVAEAVIEGNRAEAAKLTADLLEKGRDPTDLVLNALMHGIQTVCELYDIGESYVPEILLANEALLGGVELCQEKIGDIPSQGKVVSLVIVGDLHDIGKNIVAAILRANGFEVIDLGRDITVEAAVEAVKAEKANLVTGTTLMSTTKVGLKALAEALESEGVPVACGGAAVDSHFVETFGNSLYGKTPLDAVKIAKKICAGKSWEEARKELH
- a CDS encoding methylamine methyltransferase corrinoid protein reductive activase — its product is MDQAINIDIGTSGIRAQLLDLTDPSVLRTSILSRNPLPGANVVDHMDFAISYGQGTAHGILISAINSLIESLKPENLKRIAVCGNPIQLSLFEGVEIRDLAFAGKNALEKMHVKPPDRNGHIVSGNEVGLSIDVDVIIPPSIRHEIGADALAMMIKTGFLDSSETCMVTDYGTNAEMALKVDDKIYTGSAAAGPAIEGQQISKGMLATPGAIADMRLSAGGWQTLALDEELRLVEGPKINLRERTFKTSGYPVKGITGTGVIALMYAGLVTGIIKPPHIEGGIIRLGKGITFTEEDVIEAGKAFGALRAGHLTLMHEAGITYEDLETMYMCGASGTYVDPHKAQVTGIVPATPKRIIQCGNTSLELAKDLALDPDYLSCLNEMKKSILANHIMFASSPTFATIYIQEIALWNEGMPLEKYNTNLERAGIRPIPKKLQESIIERKYERDIRELGKSLEITEPKCGLISIIQCSGCDTCVKGCPEEALSRKNENFRINTARCLGTACRRCEERCPENKFSINDFKLEFTGFADP
- a CDS encoding phosphatase PAP2 family protein — protein: MFQTEPILYLQSLGTEWFTFLMVLITSMGSSAFFASVIIVITFGIDFRKGFLLFQLLLWTGAVTEVLKGIFAFPRPDVVDSRVLNLENGFPNTSPFSGKGADSFFGLPDREVLEAFRLQGTIPHSMFGFPSGHVSTAIALWGGTARVFENRAIKSLAPAVILLIAFSRMYLGRHFLGDVLGGVTLGLIVLIVFTRFLKSPLKDDLFKKESFELVFRRKNLFFYSIMFVIPLLLTTSSLISADVAGFLLGTNTAYLLIIRKGLPEDTGGAGQRATRVLIALVFFGVSALVLDVGFATVDTASYPEVTFIEFLKAFIPALTIWVSAGICTKLDLYGRDEVKESPGIDKHLEEH
- a CDS encoding RNA-guided endonuclease InsQ/TnpB family protein; amino-acid sequence: MALVTRTEQIQFKSETISGLAHASKNLFNTANYIIRQRFFENDKLYQETGEKGEGIWYKQLYSMLKNTEQYRALPAQTAQQVLKLLEKSWKSFFKALKVYAKSPELFIGRPKPPKYKHKDGEHILVFTNQQCKIVDGLLKFPKVVNLELKTRLVDVDLREVRVIPNANKYTCEIVYDKTVSDNEINSSRVLGIDPGVRNIATIANNFGAKPIVVKGNTANNINQFYNMKKAILQHVYDLAKIKWGSKLAKLDFKRNNMIKDYFHKLSRRIVNYAIKNNVKSIIIGKNENWKQDVNMGRKNNQKFVQLPLARLIEMIQYKAQEVNIEVVLQEESHTSKCSFLDNEPVEHRAKYVGRRIKRGLFKSATGIIINADVNGALNIIRKATPKAFADGVEGVGLHPKRCLITSFEDI
- the pdxS gene encoding pyridoxal 5'-phosphate synthase lyase subunit PdxS codes for the protein MDFEKLRHGTELIKRGFAKMQKGGVIMDVTTPEQARIAEEAGAVAVMALRAVPADIRKEGGVARMADPEIVQQIIDTVTIPVMAKARIGHFVEAEIMEALGVDMVDESEVLTPADPFYHIDKTQFTVPFVCGARNLGEALRRINEGAAMIRTKGEAGTGDVSQAVKHMKQIQGEIRALAGKTKEELIMVAREIEAPIELVMETAKMQRLIVVNFAAGGIATPADAALMMRLGADGVFVGSGIFKAENPEKMAKAIVEAVNNYDNPAKLAEISKGIGAGMKGISVDTIPVEEALQERGW
- the pdxT gene encoding pyridoxal 5'-phosphate synthase glutaminase subunit PdxT yields the protein MKIGVIAIQGAVSEHVDALKKALAERGVEAEVVAIKHKGIVPECSGIVIPGGESTTLCRLLSREGIAEEIKDAAARGIPILGTCAGLIVLAKEGDEQVAKTSQELLGIMDTRVNRNAFGRQRDSFEAELDVAILDSPFTGVFIRAPGIVSCGPGVRVLSRLEDMIIAAEQGNVLALAFHPELTNDLRIHQYFLDKILNC
- a CDS encoding pyridoxamine 5'-phosphate oxidase family protein, whose protein sequence is MVKLSSEMTEDFAKMKIFPFATASGNGDPNVIPIGFCKLQEDRETIWIADNYFHKTHQNLEENPRGAIYVWGPEVKGCYQIKGDFEIKTEGEDYEKMYKMVKSMGDRFPAKALAVMKITEVYECKSGAGAGKQLL
- a CDS encoding winged helix-turn-helix transcriptional regulator, whose product is MAAGATEYIVSPAPGDEFGVSVAGEDVQILEDTVIPYWQFLLWLAAMNILSVIDTLLYPGRIIFVILGFKITERVNILDNPNRNCIYAYIITKPGAYFSEIVKNTGLNRGTALYHISILETQNKIETYEDGGKIRYFQNNSMYSEKEKKILVTFQNITNQRIISEILNGKSNTNLTLAREIGVSKGTISWYVKNLKEIGLIKETNRGRGVIYKINTSYKNLIEKYK